A window from Nitrospinota bacterium encodes these proteins:
- a CDS encoding HAD-IC family P-type ATPase: protein MGEFAVKPWHIYEPTDAINELRTDVSKGLDAVEVSHRLASHGYNMLKEEPRDAWYAVLIRQFTNLLIFILVVAALLSFFIGEVVDAVTIMAIVVLNGLLGFAQEWRAENELEALRKMLSPRCVVLREGRLVEIDAKTLVPGDIVQVETGNHIPAELRIVESLNLKMDESSLTGESESVEKFTPPVAKDTPLAERSCMAWMGTIVTNGRGRGVVVETGMSTEIGRIAKLTQTVDTSETTLQKQLSELGAKLGYIALAVSIAIGLAGILLKKGVLEMVMQAVSLAVAAIPEGLPAVVTITLALGIRTMVKRNALVRGLHAAETLGAASIICTDKTGTLTKNEMTVKKVWTASGEFDVTGIGYDPKGEFTAGGKRVSPKDHPDMLGVIETSVKCNHAKLVMEDGEWLIIGEPTEGALVVMGRKAEMTYEQNGKAFAEFSFNSQRKRMTIIENTGTAKVAHVKGAPEVVLSQCVRILRNGVETEMTAAEREKVQEAFTSMAREGLRTLAFARRTLDAGHPLKENDVERSLTLLGIVGIIDPPREEVAGAIKLAESAKIRTIVITGDSPDTARNIAERIGLRVETVLTGPMLEEIPDDELEQKLKGEVLFARTAPEHKMRIIKILQRHGAIVAMTGDGVNDAPALKQANIGIAMGIRGTDVAKSASDIILLDDNYASIVNAIEEGRRQYDNIQKFVRYLLSSNMAEVLAIFACLMFGGELLLFPAQILWMNLVTDGMSAIALGFEPLEKGTMSRPPREVNAPILSGKSLWNVLFLGSVMAGLTLFFFYYYLDGNPIGRFAHANSVAFTALVILQLVNVFNFRALHAPLPVVGIFSNPLLLLAVLFSIALQLMAVYTPFLQNALHTVPLSLYDWAGILALSSIIFLVPEFYKWFHWKGAVTR, encoded by the coding sequence GTGGGTGAATTCGCTGTAAAGCCGTGGCACATCTATGAACCGACGGATGCTATCAACGAGCTTCGGACGGATGTTTCCAAAGGTCTGGATGCGGTGGAGGTCTCCCACCGTCTTGCGAGCCACGGCTACAACATGCTGAAGGAAGAGCCGCGCGACGCATGGTATGCGGTTCTGATAAGACAGTTCACGAATCTGCTGATATTCATACTGGTGGTCGCCGCGCTTCTCTCTTTTTTCATAGGGGAGGTAGTCGACGCCGTTACGATAATGGCGATAGTCGTATTGAACGGCCTTCTCGGCTTCGCGCAGGAGTGGCGGGCCGAGAACGAGCTTGAAGCACTAAGAAAGATGCTTTCCCCAAGATGCGTTGTATTGCGTGAGGGACGTCTAGTGGAGATAGACGCAAAAACTTTAGTGCCGGGTGACATCGTACAGGTGGAAACGGGCAATCACATTCCGGCGGAGTTGAGAATAGTCGAATCGCTCAATCTGAAGATGGACGAATCATCCCTCACGGGGGAATCGGAATCGGTTGAGAAGTTCACCCCGCCAGTGGCGAAGGATACTCCCCTCGCGGAGAGAAGTTGCATGGCGTGGATGGGGACGATCGTCACGAACGGTCGCGGACGTGGGGTAGTCGTTGAGACCGGGATGTCCACGGAAATTGGAAGAATCGCAAAACTTACGCAGACGGTCGATACTTCCGAGACGACGCTTCAAAAACAGCTTTCAGAGCTTGGCGCGAAGCTTGGGTATATTGCTCTTGCCGTTTCGATAGCAATCGGCTTGGCTGGAATACTTTTGAAAAAGGGTGTGCTGGAGATGGTCATGCAGGCTGTCTCCCTCGCCGTGGCGGCGATCCCCGAAGGCCTCCCTGCTGTAGTCACTATTACCCTCGCCCTCGGAATAAGGACGATGGTGAAACGGAACGCCCTTGTAAGGGGGCTACACGCGGCTGAGACGCTCGGCGCCGCTTCCATCATCTGCACCGATAAAACAGGGACGCTCACAAAAAACGAAATGACCGTTAAAAAGGTCTGGACGGCGTCGGGCGAGTTTGATGTTACCGGCATCGGATACGACCCGAAGGGGGAGTTTACGGCTGGCGGCAAGAGGGTAAGCCCGAAGGATCATCCCGACATGCTTGGGGTGATTGAAACTTCGGTGAAATGTAATCACGCAAAACTTGTTATGGAGGATGGTGAGTGGTTGATTATCGGCGAGCCGACAGAGGGGGCGCTGGTGGTAATGGGTCGCAAGGCCGAAATGACCTATGAACAAAACGGAAAGGCATTTGCGGAGTTTTCATTCAATTCACAGCGTAAACGGATGACTATTATCGAGAATACCGGTACGGCGAAGGTAGCCCATGTAAAAGGGGCGCCCGAGGTAGTGTTGAGCCAGTGCGTAAGGATACTCCGCAACGGCGTTGAAACTGAAATGACCGCGGCTGAAAGGGAAAAGGTACAGGAAGCTTTTACCTCCATGGCGAGGGAGGGGCTAAGGACCCTGGCGTTTGCGAGGCGGACGCTGGATGCCGGGCACCCGCTTAAGGAGAATGATGTGGAGAGATCGCTTACGCTTCTGGGGATAGTTGGAATTATCGATCCACCGCGCGAAGAGGTCGCAGGGGCGATCAAGCTGGCAGAATCGGCGAAGATCAGGACGATTGTGATAACGGGTGATTCCCCCGATACCGCGAGAAACATTGCCGAAAGGATAGGGCTTCGCGTAGAGACGGTCCTGACCGGGCCGATGCTGGAAGAGATACCGGATGATGAGCTGGAGCAAAAGCTGAAAGGGGAGGTTCTTTTCGCCAGAACCGCGCCCGAACACAAAATGAGGATAATTAAAATTCTTCAGCGCCACGGCGCGATCGTAGCGATGACCGGTGACGGCGTGAACGACGCCCCCGCGCTGAAGCAGGCAAACATCGGAATAGCGATGGGGATAAGAGGGACCGACGTGGCGAAATCGGCTTCCGATATTATTCTGCTCGACGACAATTACGCCTCCATAGTAAACGCGATTGAAGAGGGGAGGAGGCAGTACGACAATATTCAAAAGTTTGTCCGCTATCTCCTTTCATCCAACATGGCAGAGGTCTTGGCGATATTTGCCTGCCTGATGTTCGGCGGAGAGCTTCTCCTTTTTCCGGCGCAGATATTGTGGATGAATCTCGTGACAGACGGGATGTCCGCCATCGCGCTCGGATTCGAGCCGCTGGAAAAGGGGACTATGAGCCGCCCTCCGCGCGAGGTCAATGCGCCGATACTGTCGGGGAAAAGCCTCTGGAACGTCCTCTTTCTCGGCTCCGTTATGGCCGGGCTGACACTATTCTTTTTCTATTATTATCTTGACGGGAATCCAATAGGGAGGTTCGCGCACGCCAATTCGGTGGCGTTCACCGCCCTTGTGATCCTGCAGCTGGTAAATGTTTTCAACTTCCGTGCCCTTCATGCACCGCTTCCGGTGGTCGGTATTTTTTCAAATCCGTTACTCCTCCTGGCGGTGCTCTTTTCCATCGCCCTTCAGCTGATGGCCGTATACACGCCATTTTTGCAGAATGCGCTTCATACGGTCCCCCTTTCGCTTTACGACTGGGCCGGCATTTTGGCGCTCTCATCAATAATTTTCCTTGTCCCGGAATTTTATAAATGGTTCCACTGGAAAGGAGCAGTCACACGGTAG
- a CDS encoding alpha/beta hydrolase: MNKKSFLYLFSLGIFSFSFSCSSLFYQPKSGLIYNPTDYGYQYQSIDFQSLDGTSLHGWYFPADKKKQELGTIIQFHGNEENMTSHFSSLVWLTREGYNLFTFDYQGYGQSRGKHNQKNLNNDALAALKWAYDKNMERERQLGSDMKFIAYGQSIGGTVLLHAVPQFSNKKELSAVVSESAFYSYKTIAKQRLAERRETWILQPFAYLFVSDKYCPIKRVKEISPTPLLVIHGNSDEEVPFSHGEKIFEEAGEPKTFWAVPGGMHIDAMTEGKHGGKFRQQLLEFFAAL, from the coding sequence ATGAATAAAAAATCCTTTCTGTATCTGTTCTCGCTTGGGATTTTCTCTTTCTCTTTTTCCTGCAGCAGTCTCTTTTATCAGCCAAAGTCAGGTTTGATCTACAATCCCACCGATTACGGCTACCAGTATCAGAGTATTGATTTCCAAAGTCTTGACGGCACCAGTCTGCACGGATGGTATTTCCCGGCAGACAAGAAAAAGCAGGAGCTTGGCACCATTATCCAGTTCCACGGTAACGAAGAGAATATGACTAGCCACTTCTCTTCGCTGGTATGGCTCACGCGCGAAGGCTACAACCTCTTCACCTTTGATTACCAGGGCTACGGACAGTCGAGAGGGAAGCATAACCAGAAAAACCTGAACAATGACGCGCTCGCGGCCCTGAAATGGGCATACGACAAAAACATGGAAAGGGAGCGGCAGCTTGGAAGCGACATGAAGTTTATAGCCTACGGACAGTCCATAGGCGGAACGGTGCTCCTCCATGCCGTGCCACAGTTCTCCAACAAGAAGGAACTTAGCGCGGTAGTTTCCGAGAGCGCCTTCTATTCATACAAAACGATCGCCAAGCAAAGGCTTGCGGAGAGGCGCGAGACCTGGATTCTCCAGCCGTTTGCATATCTTTTCGTATCGGACAAATACTGCCCCATTAAGAGGGTCAAGGAGATATCTCCCACCCCCCTTCTGGTGATTCACGGCAATTCGGATGAAGAGGTCCCCTTTTCACACGGTGAAAAGATCTTCGAAGAAGCCGGGGAGCCGAAAACATTCTGGGCCGTTCCGGGCGGGATGCATATCGACGCAATGACTGAAGGGAAGCATGGCGGAAAATTCAGGCAGCAGCTTTTGGAATTCTTCGCCGCTCTGTAA
- the hisF gene encoding imidazole glycerol phosphate synthase subunit HisF → MLTKRIIPCLDVKDGRVVKGINFVNLVDAGDPVESAEVYDEQGADELTFLDITASHEKRDTIIDVVKRTAEKVFMPLTVGGGVRSVEDIRRLLVAGADKVGINTAAVKNPEFVREAANRFGTQCIVVAVDAKRTNGSWEVFTHGGREHTGLDAIEWCKRMRDYGAGEILLTSMDRDGTRKGFDIELTKTVVDSIDIPVIASGGVGNKEHFYDGLVTTGASAALAASIFHFGEETVGNVKKFLQEKGVPVRI, encoded by the coding sequence GTGCTTACCAAGCGGATAATTCCTTGCCTGGATGTCAAGGACGGGCGGGTCGTGAAAGGGATCAATTTCGTCAACCTCGTTGACGCGGGGGATCCCGTGGAGTCGGCGGAGGTGTACGACGAGCAGGGGGCGGATGAACTCACATTTCTCGATATAACCGCTTCTCACGAGAAGAGGGACACGATAATCGATGTGGTAAAAAGAACCGCCGAAAAGGTGTTTATGCCTTTGACTGTCGGCGGAGGGGTAAGGAGCGTGGAGGATATCCGCAGGCTCCTTGTGGCTGGCGCGGACAAGGTAGGTATAAATACCGCCGCAGTGAAGAATCCGGAGTTCGTACGGGAGGCGGCGAACCGCTTTGGGACGCAGTGCATTGTAGTGGCTGTCGATGCAAAAAGGACGAACGGCAGCTGGGAGGTTTTCACCCACGGCGGGAGGGAACATACCGGGCTGGACGCCATCGAGTGGTGTAAAAGAATGCGCGATTACGGAGCTGGGGAGATACTACTCACAAGCATGGACAGAGACGGAACCAGAAAGGGATTCGATATCGAGCTGACTAAAACGGTTGTGGATTCGATAGATATCCCGGTGATAGCCTCGGGTGGTGTAGGGAACAAGGAGCACTTCTACGATGGATTGGTCACAACAGGCGCGTCCGCAGCGCTCGCCGCGTCGATATTTCATTTCGGCGAGGAGACCGTAGGGAACGTGAAGAAATTTCTTCAGGAAAAAGGGGTACCTGTACGGATATGA
- a CDS encoding glycosyltransferase family 39 protein, giving the protein MQTLKYILMEILQARTGKWIYAIPLAAFAVLLFVSLTIKGAMHVLFTKGSYYFILFMLLTWGTYIAIFLNKSSFAAGQLLARSKKGIIMALILTAITFLSVKPEFRVLSDETNLVSISKSFSENRSAVNVTMGKYYYDDYNSLATVVPKRPLVFPFLANILHTSFGYSVNNLYILNAMVLFIFLCMVYMVSSRFLDENTALSSQFFVASVPIVAFSSTSAGFDMLSTLFFFLSLISLFLFMKHRLPEYFSMLWLNLLVFSNIRYESFIFFIVIMVGLYIFGYIRLELVKSSKNVIALTPLFFLPFFWQSVLSQGKFEAPPGTPVLGIGHFMNHTKTFLTKQFDFSFFLPYSNILHILAFVLLAGFLFGVARKKISFERDYQMHFAVFLLGALSLNLVIFLSHFLGNYDHPANARFFLVFAIASSLSPVFMKTFKRDIIDGKILLPLAVAVFLIYHPLAVEGRFMNQLTLPRDARMSYDFLEKSGEKNVMVIVDRPGQFTVFNYGAISFAHANSNKNIFINELKRHLFSNIYVFQRIAYHNGEPAKEYKLDSDYVLITVEEIQLTATEYLRISRVVPEKG; this is encoded by the coding sequence TTGCAAACGCTAAAATACATTCTCATGGAAATTCTCCAGGCTCGAACAGGAAAGTGGATATACGCAATCCCCCTTGCTGCGTTTGCCGTTCTGCTTTTTGTCTCGCTGACAATCAAAGGCGCAATGCACGTGCTTTTCACAAAAGGGTCGTATTACTTTATTCTTTTCATGCTACTGACCTGGGGGACATATATCGCCATCTTCCTGAATAAATCGTCTTTCGCGGCTGGCCAGCTCCTGGCCAGATCGAAAAAGGGGATTATCATGGCGCTGATACTGACCGCGATAACATTCCTTTCGGTAAAACCTGAATTCAGGGTTCTTAGCGATGAAACGAATCTTGTTTCGATATCAAAATCATTCTCGGAAAACAGAAGCGCGGTAAATGTCACGATGGGAAAGTATTACTACGACGATTACAACTCGCTTGCGACAGTGGTTCCGAAGCGTCCGCTTGTGTTCCCGTTTCTGGCTAACATACTTCATACGAGCTTCGGCTACAGCGTGAACAACCTCTACATATTAAACGCCATGGTACTTTTTATTTTCCTTTGCATGGTGTACATGGTTTCCAGCCGGTTTCTAGACGAAAACACGGCGCTATCATCGCAGTTTTTCGTTGCTTCGGTGCCGATAGTCGCATTCAGCTCCACTTCCGCGGGATTTGACATGCTTTCGACCCTTTTCTTTTTCCTGTCGCTTATTTCACTTTTTCTTTTCATGAAGCACAGATTGCCGGAATATTTTTCCATGCTTTGGCTGAACCTTCTTGTCTTTTCCAACATCCGCTATGAGTCGTTCATCTTTTTTATCGTAATCATGGTCGGCCTCTACATTTTCGGATATATCAGGCTCGAACTAGTGAAATCTTCCAAGAACGTCATCGCGCTCACTCCTCTTTTTTTCCTGCCGTTTTTCTGGCAAAGCGTTCTATCGCAGGGGAAATTCGAAGCTCCCCCCGGCACTCCGGTACTCGGGATAGGACACTTTATGAACCACACGAAAACATTCCTGACAAAACAGTTCGATTTTTCCTTCTTCCTCCCCTACTCGAACATTCTCCACATCCTTGCTTTTGTGCTCCTCGCAGGGTTCCTTTTCGGAGTGGCGCGGAAAAAGATATCGTTCGAGCGTGACTATCAGATGCATTTCGCTGTCTTTCTGCTAGGGGCGCTCTCGCTTAACCTTGTCATCTTCCTCTCGCACTTTCTGGGGAACTACGATCACCCCGCAAACGCGCGGTTCTTCCTTGTATTCGCGATCGCAAGCTCCCTTTCGCCTGTGTTCATGAAGACCTTCAAGCGGGATATCATCGACGGCAAAATCCTTCTCCCGCTGGCGGTTGCTGTTTTTCTCATCTATCATCCGCTGGCTGTCGAAGGGAGATTCATGAACCAGCTTACCCTTCCGCGGGACGCGAGGATGTCGTACGATTTTCTGGAAAAATCCGGGGAAAAGAACGTGATGGTCATCGTAGACCGTCCTGGACAGTTCACCGTATTCAACTATGGAGCGATCTCCTTCGCCCACGCAAACAGCAACAAAAATATATTCATAAATGAATTGAAACGGCACCTATTCAGCAATATCTACGTCTTTCAGCGGATCGCGTATCATAACGGCGAGCCGGCAAAGGAGTATAAGCTCGACAGCGATTACGTTCTAATAACGGTCGAAGAGATACAGCTGACAGCGACAGAATATTTGAGAATATCCAGAGTAGTGCCGGAAAAGGGGTGA
- a CDS encoding 8-amino-7-oxononanoate synthase — translation MFGDEIRELREQNLLRQVKVFESSDGRVGRIGGKDYLIFCSNDYLGLSHSREIKDAIHKGLEEYGAGSGASRLVSGTLTPHRMLEERLRDYLGFESALLFNSGYAANTGIIPSIAGKGDVILGDRLNHASIVDGCLLSRAEFKRYPHLDMSVLEKLLLEYKNAKTRWIVTDGLFSMDGDIAPLAEICQLADKYNAKVYLDDAHAFGILGKNGRGTAELLGVEGGIDIHVGTLGKAAGVAGAFAGGSREMTDFLMNRARSFIFSTSLPPALALGGAKGVELLSGFSHGREMFLSGVKSFHNLLGVIGLVAPSNSYIIPLVTEDAGKAVEAEKVFWERNIYLQAIRPPTVPKGSSRLRLTLSLNQTSEDREKVLGVLKDNQHLFAR, via the coding sequence ATGTTTGGCGATGAGATCCGGGAACTCAGGGAGCAAAACCTCCTTCGCCAGGTAAAGGTTTTTGAATCGTCCGACGGCAGGGTAGGGCGTATCGGCGGAAAAGATTACCTCATCTTCTGTTCAAACGATTACCTCGGTCTATCACATTCCAGGGAGATCAAAGACGCCATCCATAAAGGATTGGAGGAGTACGGCGCTGGTTCCGGCGCGTCGCGCCTCGTTTCCGGCACGCTCACTCCCCACAGGATGCTCGAAGAGAGGCTGAGGGATTATCTCGGATTTGAGTCGGCGCTCCTCTTTAATTCCGGGTACGCCGCGAACACCGGCATCATCCCCTCAATTGCAGGGAAAGGGGATGTTATACTGGGGGACAGGCTCAACCACGCCTCGATCGTAGACGGATGCCTCCTATCGCGTGCCGAGTTCAAAAGGTATCCTCATCTTGATATGTCCGTATTGGAAAAACTCCTTTTGGAATATAAAAACGCAAAAACAAGATGGATCGTAACGGACGGCCTTTTCAGTATGGACGGCGACATCGCTCCGCTTGCGGAAATTTGCCAACTGGCTGATAAATATAACGCTAAAGTCTATCTCGACGATGCCCACGCATTCGGTATTCTTGGTAAAAATGGTCGGGGTACGGCTGAGCTACTTGGGGTGGAAGGGGGGATAGATATTCATGTCGGAACGCTTGGCAAGGCCGCAGGAGTAGCAGGCGCATTCGCGGGTGGCAGCAGGGAGATGACCGATTTTCTTATGAACAGGGCGCGGTCATTTATATTCTCCACCTCGCTCCCCCCTGCGCTCGCCCTCGGTGGGGCAAAGGGAGTTGAGCTACTTTCCGGCTTTTCGCACGGGAGGGAAATGTTTTTAAGTGGCGTTAAATCGTTCCATAATCTACTAGGTGTTATAGGTTTGGTTGCACCATCGAATAGTTATATAATACCGCTAGTTACGGAGGATGCCGGAAAAGCGGTCGAAGCGGAGAAAGTTTTTTGGGAACGGAACATTTATTTACAGGCAATTCGACCACCCACCGTACCGAAAGGCTCATCAAGATTGAGATTGACCCTTTCCCTGAATCAGACCTCTGAAGACAGGGAAAAGGTACTTGGTGTCCTTAAAGATAACCAGCATCTTTTTGCCAGATGA
- the hisA gene encoding 1-(5-phosphoribosyl)-5-[(5-phosphoribosylamino)methylideneamino]imidazole-4-carboxamide isomerase has protein sequence MLILPAIDLKGGKCVRLIQGDMDLETVYSDDPVDQAKKWESAGARIIHIVDLDGAVHGIPRNGELIRQICKAVKCKIQLGGGIRDMETADAYFDSGVERIVLGSLLLKDPNIAAQMAVKYPKRIIAGIDVKEKHATADGWTTTSSLTGTSIVKALNDWPLGGVVYTDISRDGMMQGVNMEGLSEMAEVSKHEVIASGGITTMDDLEEVSKVENVGGAIIGKALYKGTIDLKKAIKEFQK, from the coding sequence ATGTTGATTTTGCCTGCTATTGATCTGAAGGGGGGAAAATGCGTCCGCCTCATTCAGGGGGACATGGACCTTGAAACGGTCTACTCCGACGACCCGGTCGACCAGGCTAAAAAGTGGGAATCCGCCGGGGCGAGGATAATCCATATAGTCGATCTCGATGGCGCCGTTCACGGGATACCGAGGAACGGCGAGCTCATCAGGCAGATCTGCAAGGCTGTGAAGTGCAAGATCCAGCTTGGAGGCGGGATCAGGGATATGGAGACCGCCGATGCCTATTTTGACAGCGGCGTGGAGAGGATAGTACTCGGCTCGCTCCTCCTGAAAGACCCGAATATCGCCGCGCAGATGGCTGTCAAATACCCTAAAAGGATAATCGCAGGTATCGACGTGAAGGAGAAGCATGCCACGGCGGACGGATGGACAACCACCTCAAGCCTTACAGGTACTAGCATCGTGAAGGCGTTGAACGACTGGCCCCTTGGAGGTGTTGTGTATACCGATATCTCCCGCGACGGGATGATGCAGGGGGTGAACATGGAAGGTCTCAGCGAGATGGCAGAAGTGAGCAAACATGAGGTGATCGCCTCTGGTGGCATTACCACCATGGACGACCTCGAAGAGGTTTCAAAAGTGGAAAATGTAGGGGGCGCGATAATAGGTAAGGCGCTCTACAAAGGGACCATCGACCTGAAAAAAGCAATCAAAGAGTTTCAGAAGTAG
- the hisIE gene encoding bifunctional phosphoribosyl-AMP cyclohydrolase/phosphoribosyl-ATP diphosphatase HisIE, translated as MKKVEIKFDSKGLLPAIVQDAKSGKVLMMAWMNEESLELTRKNGFTYFYSRSRNKIWKKGEESGNVQNVIEIKYDCDADVILVSVEAAGPACHTGEETCFFRSIENGDQVENCAEVSDDAVLNRVYQTIQHRKREMPEGSYVASLFRKGDASYLKKIGEEATEFVIGCKNGNRDEIIYEAADLWFHTLVAMAAHDVSPDEIMAELKKRFK; from the coding sequence ATGAAAAAGGTTGAGATCAAATTCGATTCAAAGGGGCTGTTACCCGCTATCGTGCAGGACGCGAAATCTGGAAAGGTTCTCATGATGGCCTGGATGAATGAGGAGAGCCTCGAACTCACGCGGAAAAACGGTTTCACATATTTCTATTCCCGCTCAAGGAACAAGATATGGAAGAAGGGGGAAGAGAGCGGAAATGTTCAGAATGTCATAGAGATTAAATACGATTGCGACGCCGATGTTATTCTTGTTTCGGTTGAGGCCGCCGGCCCCGCATGTCATACGGGGGAGGAGACATGCTTTTTCAGGAGCATTGAAAACGGCGACCAGGTGGAGAACTGCGCCGAGGTTTCGGATGATGCCGTTCTCAACCGCGTTTACCAGACGATCCAGCACAGGAAGAGGGAGATGCCGGAAGGCTCATATGTAGCCTCCCTGTTCAGAAAAGGGGACGCCTCATATCTGAAGAAGATAGGTGAGGAAGCTACGGAGTTCGTTATCGGCTGCAAGAACGGGAACCGGGATGAGATAATCTACGAAGCGGCGGACCTATGGTTCCACACTCTGGTCGCGATGGCGGCCCATGACGTTTCGCCGGACGAGATAATGGCGGAGCTTAAGAAGCGGTTCAAGTAG